From the genome of Hymenobacter cellulosilyticus, one region includes:
- a CDS encoding FAD-dependent monooxygenase, with product MESFLIIGAGIGGLATAHALLQQGHTVQVHEAAAELREVGAGVVLGANAMRALAGLGLHEAVLAQGTAITRLSVCAQNGSVLQAVDPEYFSRKVGFANVGIHRAVLQQVLLASLPTGVLRLNSRLASFQETPTGITAQFADGTTATATALIGADGLRSRVRQQLLPQSQPRYAGYTCWRAVVEAAALKLPEGQTVEIWGSKGRRFGYVPVSQGRAYWFACLNSAQPQNPRFQAYEVPDLQQTFQNFPAPVPALLQLTRPEQLLWNDILDLKPLKRLAYGRVLLLGDAGHATTPNLGQGAGQAVEDAAVLAECVAADASLETAFQAFERRRLPRVTRIVTTSWQLGQVAQLENPGLIGLRNLAMRSLPQAVGRRQMAWLYES from the coding sequence ATGGAGTCGTTTCTCATCATCGGTGCGGGCATAGGCGGTTTGGCTACCGCCCATGCCCTTCTCCAACAGGGCCATACCGTGCAGGTCCACGAAGCGGCTGCTGAGCTGCGGGAAGTAGGTGCAGGCGTGGTATTGGGGGCCAATGCCATGCGGGCCTTGGCCGGGCTGGGCCTGCACGAAGCCGTTCTGGCCCAGGGTACAGCCATTACCCGCCTCTCCGTCTGCGCCCAGAATGGCAGCGTACTGCAAGCCGTTGACCCGGAGTATTTCAGCCGTAAAGTCGGATTTGCCAACGTTGGGATTCACCGGGCAGTGCTGCAACAGGTATTACTAGCCAGTCTGCCGACCGGAGTCTTGCGGCTTAATTCGCGGCTGGCCAGCTTTCAGGAAACGCCGACGGGCATCACGGCGCAGTTTGCCGATGGCACCACGGCTACGGCCACCGCCCTGATTGGCGCCGACGGCCTCCGCTCCCGCGTCCGGCAGCAGCTCCTGCCCCAAAGCCAGCCGCGGTATGCGGGCTATACCTGCTGGCGGGCCGTGGTGGAAGCCGCTGCGCTGAAATTGCCCGAAGGCCAGACCGTTGAAATCTGGGGTAGCAAAGGGCGGCGCTTTGGCTACGTTCCCGTAAGCCAGGGCCGGGCGTACTGGTTTGCTTGTCTCAATAGCGCCCAGCCCCAGAACCCGCGCTTCCAGGCGTATGAAGTGCCGGATTTGCAGCAGACTTTCCAGAACTTCCCGGCCCCTGTTCCGGCCTTGCTGCAGCTCACCCGGCCCGAACAGCTGCTCTGGAATGACATTCTGGACTTAAAGCCCCTGAAGCGGCTGGCTTACGGGCGGGTCCTGCTGCTCGGCGACGCGGGCCACGCGACTACGCCCAACCTGGGCCAGGGAGCGGGGCAGGCCGTGGAAGATGCAGCCGTGCTGGCCGAATGCGTAGCGGCCGATGCTAGCCTGGAAACAGCATTCCAAGCCTTTGAGCGGCGGCGTCTGCCCCGCGTCACCCGCATCGTAACTACCTCGTGGCAATTGGGACAGGTGGCGCAGCTAGAGAATCCGGGGCTGATTGGGCTGCGCAACTTAGCCATGCGTAGCCTACCCCAGGCCGTGGGCCGGCGGCAAATGGCGTGGCTCTACGAGAGTTAA
- the dnaK gene encoding molecular chaperone DnaK: protein MGKIIGIDLGTTNSCVSVMEGNEPVVIPNSEGRRTTPSIVAFLDNGKGERKVGDPAKRQAITNPQNTIQSIKRFMGRGFSEVTEESKHVSYQLEKGSNNTVAVKIGDRQYTPQEISAMVLQKMKQTAEEYLGTTVTEAVITVPAYFNDAQRQATKEAGAIAGLDVKRIINEPTAAALAYGLDKKHTDQKIAVYDLGGGTFDISILELGDGVFEVLSTNGDTHLGGDDFDQVIINFLAETFASENEGLDLRKDPMALQRLKEAAEKAKVELSSSSETEINLPYVTATASGPKHLVVKLSRAKFEQLADSLVRRSMEPVKKALQDAGLSTSDINEVILVGGSTRIPRIQEEVEKFFGKKPSKGVNPDEVVAIGAAIQGGVLTGEVKDVLLLDVTPLSLGIETMGGVMTKLIESNTTIPTKKSETFSTASDNQPSVEIHVLQGERPLASQNRTIGRFHLSDIPPAPRGVPQIEVTFDIDANGILHVSAKDKGTGKEQKIRIEASSGLSDADIERMRNEAKANEEADKQEKERIEKVNQADSMIFQTEKQLKEYGDKLSAGNKTAVENALADLKKAHESKDLGQIDTAMEAINAAWQAASQEMYAQGGEGQPQGYPGGDGAAQGGNGQQGQPHDNVTDVDYEEVEGNK, encoded by the coding sequence ATGGGAAAAATAATCGGTATTGACCTCGGCACCACCAACTCGTGCGTGTCCGTTATGGAAGGCAACGAGCCGGTGGTGATTCCAAATAGCGAAGGCCGCCGCACGACTCCGTCGATTGTGGCGTTCCTCGACAACGGTAAGGGCGAGCGGAAAGTCGGTGATCCGGCCAAGCGTCAAGCCATTACCAATCCCCAGAACACGATTCAGTCGATTAAGCGCTTTATGGGCCGCGGCTTCTCGGAAGTAACCGAAGAGTCGAAGCACGTGTCGTATCAGCTGGAGAAGGGCTCTAACAACACGGTAGCCGTCAAAATCGGTGACCGGCAGTACACGCCCCAGGAAATTTCGGCCATGGTGCTTCAGAAAATGAAGCAAACGGCTGAAGAGTATCTGGGCACCACCGTAACCGAGGCCGTTATTACGGTTCCGGCTTACTTCAACGATGCCCAGCGCCAGGCTACTAAAGAAGCCGGTGCCATTGCCGGCCTCGACGTGAAGCGCATCATCAACGAGCCCACGGCCGCTGCCCTGGCCTACGGCCTCGACAAAAAGCATACTGACCAGAAGATTGCCGTCTACGACCTCGGTGGTGGTACCTTCGACATCTCGATTCTGGAACTCGGCGACGGCGTATTCGAAGTTCTGAGCACCAACGGTGACACCCACCTCGGCGGCGACGACTTCGACCAGGTTATCATCAACTTCCTGGCGGAAACCTTCGCCAGCGAAAATGAAGGCCTCGACCTGCGCAAAGACCCCATGGCTCTGCAGCGCCTGAAAGAAGCTGCTGAGAAAGCCAAGGTGGAGCTGTCGAGCTCTTCGGAGACCGAAATCAACCTGCCCTACGTAACGGCTACCGCTTCGGGCCCCAAGCACTTGGTGGTAAAGCTGAGCCGCGCCAAGTTTGAGCAGCTCGCCGATTCGCTGGTGCGCCGCTCGATGGAGCCCGTGAAAAAGGCCCTGCAAGATGCTGGCCTGAGCACGTCGGACATCAACGAGGTAATCCTGGTAGGTGGTTCGACCCGTATTCCCCGCATCCAGGAGGAAGTAGAGAAGTTCTTCGGCAAGAAGCCTTCGAAAGGGGTTAACCCCGACGAAGTAGTAGCCATCGGCGCTGCTATCCAGGGTGGTGTACTGACCGGCGAAGTAAAAGACGTACTGCTGCTAGACGTAACCCCGCTGAGCCTGGGCATCGAGACCATGGGCGGCGTAATGACCAAGCTGATCGAAAGCAACACGACGATTCCGACCAAGAAATCGGAAACTTTCTCGACAGCTTCCGACAACCAGCCTTCGGTAGAAATTCACGTGCTGCAGGGCGAGCGTCCGCTGGCTTCGCAGAACCGTACCATCGGCCGCTTCCACCTCTCCGACATTCCGCCAGCACCCCGCGGCGTTCCCCAGATCGAGGTAACCTTCGACATCGACGCCAATGGTATCCTGCACGTATCGGCTAAAGACAAAGGCACCGGTAAAGAGCAGAAAATCCGCATTGAGGCTTCCTCCGGCTTGTCGGATGCGGACATCGAGCGGATGCGCAACGAGGCCAAAGCCAACGAAGAAGCCGACAAGCAGGAAAAGGAGCGCATTGAGAAAGTCAACCAGGCTGACTCGATGATCTTCCAGACCGAGAAGCAGCTGAAAGAGTACGGCGACAAGCTGAGCGCCGGCAACAAGACGGCCGTTGAAAATGCTCTGGCGGACCTCAAAAAGGCCCACGAGAGCAAAGACCTCGGCCAGATTGATACCGCTATGGAGGCTATCAACGCCGCCTGGCAGGCCGCTTCGCAGGAAATGTACGCTCAGGGTGGCGAAGGCCAGCCCCAGGGCTACCCTGGCGGCGACGGCGCGGCCCAGGGCGGTAACGGCCAGCAAGGCCAGCCCCACGACAACGTAACCGACGTGGACTACGAAGAAGTAGAAGGCAACAAGTAA
- a CDS encoding alpha/beta hydrolase: protein MAWFRFHRTSTVARPSRTRYVLWALLLGFLALNAVAFLHAWRFTHFTDEPGTHTDNPEQLSPLDKTWVLLTGIKNPKPRNLVVPAFAFRTVTIPSPNGKLEGWYSPVDNARGTVALFHGYTSNKSKLLTEAGTFRQLGYSVLLVDFAGNGGSEGFQTTVGFRESADVKAVFTFLQEQGSTTPIVLYGASMGAVAILRAESELGVRPAANIVECPYGSMLQTAQNRFGSMHVPAFPMANLLVFWGGVQNGFWAFDLDATQFAKKVTVPTLLMWGEADPRVTRTETDAIFAALQGPKQRHIFPGAGHEPYWRRYPQEWQLTISGFLQQL from the coding sequence ATGGCCTGGTTTCGTTTCCACCGTACTTCTACCGTAGCGCGTCCCTCCCGGACGCGCTACGTGCTTTGGGCCCTGCTGCTGGGCTTTCTGGCTTTGAACGCCGTAGCCTTTCTGCACGCCTGGCGCTTCACCCACTTCACCGACGAGCCCGGCACCCATACCGACAACCCCGAGCAGCTTTCCCCCCTGGATAAGACCTGGGTGCTGCTCACCGGCATCAAAAACCCCAAGCCTCGCAACCTCGTCGTCCCGGCTTTTGCCTTTCGCACGGTTACTATCCCCAGTCCGAACGGTAAGTTAGAGGGCTGGTATAGTCCGGTAGACAATGCCCGGGGCACCGTGGCCCTGTTTCACGGCTACACCAGCAACAAGTCCAAGCTGCTGACCGAGGCCGGCACGTTTCGCCAGCTGGGCTACTCCGTGCTGCTGGTTGATTTCGCCGGCAACGGTGGCTCCGAAGGCTTCCAAACCACGGTCGGCTTCCGCGAATCGGCGGATGTAAAAGCGGTATTCACGTTTCTGCAGGAGCAGGGTTCTACCACGCCTATTGTTCTTTACGGGGCTTCCATGGGCGCCGTGGCCATTCTGCGGGCCGAAAGTGAGTTGGGCGTCCGGCCCGCAGCCAATATTGTGGAGTGTCCTTACGGCAGCATGCTCCAAACGGCCCAGAACCGCTTCGGCTCCATGCACGTGCCGGCTTTCCCCATGGCCAACCTGCTCGTGTTCTGGGGCGGGGTGCAAAACGGCTTCTGGGCCTTCGACCTCGACGCCACCCAATTTGCCAAGAAGGTAACCGTTCCTACCCTGCTCATGTGGGGCGAAGCCGACCCACGCGTAACCCGGACCGAAACCGACGCTATTTTCGCGGCCCTGCAAGGCCCCAAGCAGCGCCACATCTTTCCCGGCGCCGGCCACGAGCCGTACTGGCGTAGGTACCCGCAGGAGTGGCAACTGACAATCAGCGGGTTTCTGCAGCAGTTATAA
- a CDS encoding S1C family serine protease → MNLTSTRLVCGLLLTTTFLPSCATIISTPSQTVRVVGQPAGSTIYVNNKEVKAKPMAGRSDAMRIRLRRNKSAEITVKHEGYKEYTEVLTPDKTNALIWLNYLPLPLVFTGINSEDASTGITSLVAGLTLPLLGYGVDALSGANRRFSKKEIKPLMPRQPKAVAGSQTVQAGPINVRIKGGDKMGSTYIVNQPKDILYFGKSLDVDSDNLRNSINGSLKDLGYSVPETESKSVFGGGPMARYSLQGEMRNVKYDVYASHYYAAMAHYETKCTVEVTWKLVNQNRQTVVEQKTSGSSIKFEEGGNAVFEDAFENALYGFLEQKEVVVALAKPAGNSAATAATDEKLPAIAIHRAAALKVTGDNGVGAAAKCVVTLETTDGHGSGCIISADGYLVTNAHVVGEDETVKVRMADGIEAKGKVVRVNTAMDLALVKLDVDGLSAFQLPLQATGDLGSDVFAIGTPADKELGQSITKGIISGRRKIEGHSFLQTDVSINGGNSGGALVGRSGQLVGIVNAKLVGRGIEGIGFAIPAEQVSDALQLKFVD, encoded by the coding sequence ATGAATTTAACCAGTACCCGCTTGGTCTGTGGCTTGCTGCTGACTACTACTTTTTTACCCAGTTGCGCTACGATCATAAGCACGCCCTCCCAAACGGTGCGGGTGGTGGGCCAGCCAGCCGGCAGTACCATTTACGTAAATAATAAGGAGGTAAAAGCCAAGCCAATGGCCGGCCGCTCGGACGCGATGCGCATTCGCCTGCGCCGCAACAAAAGCGCGGAAATTACGGTGAAGCACGAAGGCTACAAGGAGTACACCGAAGTACTGACGCCCGACAAAACCAACGCCCTTATCTGGCTCAACTACCTGCCCCTGCCGCTGGTATTCACCGGTATCAACTCAGAAGACGCCTCCACTGGCATTACGTCCTTGGTGGCCGGACTCACGCTGCCGCTGCTCGGCTACGGGGTTGATGCTCTGAGCGGAGCCAACCGCCGCTTTAGTAAAAAGGAAATCAAGCCCCTCATGCCGCGGCAGCCCAAGGCCGTAGCGGGCAGCCAGACCGTGCAGGCCGGCCCCATCAACGTGCGCATCAAGGGCGGCGACAAAATGGGCAGCACCTACATCGTCAACCAGCCCAAGGACATCCTCTACTTCGGCAAGTCGCTGGACGTAGATTCTGACAACCTGCGCAACAGCATCAATGGCAGCCTGAAAGACCTGGGTTACAGCGTACCGGAAACGGAAAGCAAAAGCGTGTTTGGTGGCGGCCCCATGGCGCGCTACAGCCTGCAGGGCGAAATGCGCAACGTTAAGTACGACGTATACGCCTCCCACTATTACGCCGCCATGGCTCATTACGAGACCAAATGCACGGTGGAAGTAACCTGGAAACTGGTCAACCAGAACCGGCAGACCGTTGTCGAGCAAAAAACCAGCGGCTCCAGCATCAAGTTTGAGGAAGGCGGCAACGCCGTGTTTGAGGACGCCTTCGAAAACGCCCTCTACGGCTTTTTGGAGCAGAAAGAAGTAGTTGTGGCCCTGGCCAAGCCCGCCGGCAACAGTGCGGCCACGGCCGCTACCGATGAGAAGCTGCCCGCCATTGCCATTCACCGTGCGGCTGCCCTCAAGGTTACGGGTGACAACGGCGTGGGTGCTGCGGCCAAGTGCGTGGTAACCCTCGAAACCACGGACGGACACGGCAGCGGCTGCATCATTTCCGCCGACGGCTACCTGGTGACCAATGCTCACGTGGTAGGAGAAGACGAAACGGTTAAGGTGCGTATGGCCGACGGCATCGAAGCCAAAGGCAAAGTAGTGCGCGTGAATACGGCCATGGACCTGGCCCTGGTGAAGCTGGACGTGGATGGCCTCAGCGCCTTCCAGCTCCCGCTGCAAGCCACCGGCGACCTGGGTTCCGACGTGTTTGCTATTGGCACCCCGGCTGACAAGGAGCTGGGCCAGAGCATCACCAAGGGCATTATCAGCGGCCGGCGCAAGATTGAGGGCCACTCGTTCCTGCAAACCGACGTGAGCATCAATGGCGGCAACAGCGGCGGTGCTCTGGTGGGCCGCAGCGGCCAGCTCGTGGGCATTGTCAATGCCAAGCTCGTGGGCCGCGGCATCGAGGGCATCGGCTTCGCCATTCCCGCCGAGCAGGTTTCCGACGCTCTGCAGCTCAAGTTTGTCGACTAG
- a CDS encoding pseudouridine synthase, with product MRYVLVNKPFEVLTQFTDENGRATLKDFVPVPGVYPVGRLDYDSEGLVLLTDDKGLQHRLSEPRYKVPKTYLAQVEGVPTEEALAQLRRGVDIKTSYTAPAEAELLPAPPADLWERSKPIRFRAAIPTSWLKITISQGMNRQVRKMTAAVGFPTLRLVRTQIAHLPVDGLKPGQWRELTEAEAAKLRSAYSATKMPGERTTAPKSAAGAAKAEPTDKPAASSRKPAAGGAGSRPAGAGKPGRFSSADKPKGKSGFKPTGGGGGRKPGTGGGRSSGR from the coding sequence ATGCGCTACGTTCTTGTCAACAAACCCTTCGAAGTTCTCACCCAATTCACTGATGAGAACGGCCGCGCCACGCTCAAAGATTTCGTGCCCGTTCCCGGTGTGTATCCCGTCGGCCGCCTCGACTACGACAGCGAGGGCCTGGTGCTGCTCACCGACGATAAAGGCCTGCAGCACCGCCTCTCCGAGCCCCGTTACAAGGTGCCGAAAACCTACCTGGCCCAGGTAGAAGGCGTTCCGACCGAGGAAGCCCTGGCCCAGTTGCGCCGCGGCGTCGATATTAAAACCAGCTATACTGCCCCAGCCGAAGCCGAGCTGCTGCCCGCACCGCCCGCCGATTTGTGGGAGCGTAGTAAGCCCATCCGTTTCCGGGCTGCCATTCCTACTTCCTGGCTGAAAATCACGATTTCGCAGGGCATGAACCGGCAGGTGCGCAAGATGACGGCCGCCGTGGGCTTCCCTACCCTGCGCCTGGTCCGTACCCAGATTGCCCATTTGCCCGTGGATGGCCTCAAGCCCGGCCAGTGGCGCGAGCTGACCGAAGCCGAAGCAGCCAAGCTGCGCTCGGCCTACTCGGCCACCAAAATGCCCGGTGAGCGAACCACAGCACCCAAGTCGGCCGCTGGCGCCGCCAAAGCCGAGCCTACGGATAAGCCGGCTGCTTCCTCCCGGAAACCGGCTGCCGGGGGCGCAGGCTCCCGCCCGGCCGGGGCCGGCAAACCAGGCCGCTTCAGCTCCGCCGACAAGCCCAAGGGTAAGTCGGGCTTCAAGCCTACTGGAGGCGGAGGCGGCCGAAAGCCCGGTACCGGTGGGGGCCGCAGCAGCGGCCGCTAA
- a CDS encoding LytR/AlgR family response regulator transcription factor, which yields MESEASRKINCVIIDDEPLALDVLADYCAQVPFLHVCGQFHDALAALAYLQDHAVDLVFLDIHMPRLTGLQLAQLLPAGGPRIVLTTAYDAYAVRSYELSVTDYLLKPIAFERFLQAVNKVRQSFLPLPAPLPEAPSAPEAMYVKHENRLQRVAFDDILYIEGRKEYLLIYTNQGKILTLQSFRRVEEVLPAEQFARIHKSFLVALNRIEHVERGKVQVDGRLLPIGDTYRDSFVALIRTHNQL from the coding sequence ATGGAATCAGAAGCCTCGCGCAAAATCAACTGCGTCATCATCGACGACGAGCCCCTGGCCCTGGACGTGCTGGCCGACTACTGCGCCCAGGTGCCCTTTCTGCACGTGTGCGGCCAGTTTCACGACGCCCTGGCGGCCCTGGCCTACCTGCAGGATCATGCCGTAGACCTGGTATTCCTCGATATTCACATGCCCCGCCTCACGGGTTTGCAACTAGCCCAACTGCTGCCCGCCGGCGGCCCGCGCATCGTGCTGACCACGGCCTACGACGCCTACGCCGTGCGCAGCTACGAGCTCAGCGTGACAGACTATCTGCTCAAGCCCATTGCCTTCGAGCGGTTTTTGCAGGCCGTCAACAAGGTGCGCCAGTCATTTCTGCCCCTGCCTGCCCCACTGCCGGAAGCCCCGTCGGCTCCCGAAGCCATGTACGTGAAGCACGAAAACCGGCTGCAGCGCGTGGCTTTCGACGACATCCTCTACATAGAGGGCAGGAAGGAATACCTGCTTATTTATACTAATCAGGGCAAAATCCTCACGCTCCAGTCGTTTCGCCGGGTAGAGGAAGTATTGCCCGCCGAACAGTTTGCCCGCATTCACAAGTCTTTTCTGGTGGCCCTCAACCGGATTGAGCACGTGGAGCGGGGTAAAGTGCAGGTGGACGGCCGGCTGCTGCCCATCGGCGACACCTACCGCGACTCTTTCGTCGCCCTGATCCGGACCCACAACCAGCTCTAG
- a CDS encoding sensor histidine kinase: MRPRILAGPQQLVALEVENQKVEHYGQGAPAQRNRRELERQNLLTELALLKAQVNPHFLFNTLNNIYSLTKQQSARAPEAVLRLSEIMRYMLYESNVEQVLLHKELANIRSFLDLQRLRLPGEAATAVAFQESGIPADSSYPIAPMLLLPLVENAFKHGDLSVRPQAVRLAVALSEAGELRFAVHNFVDALAQQLEGQPGGLGLANLRRRLNLLYPNRHTLTVDRQPQEHTVVLTLAPPSPMPR; this comes from the coding sequence GTGCGCCCACGGATTCTGGCCGGGCCGCAGCAGCTTGTCGCCCTTGAAGTAGAAAATCAGAAAGTTGAGCACTACGGGCAGGGCGCCCCCGCCCAGCGCAACCGCCGGGAACTGGAGCGGCAAAACCTGCTCACCGAGCTGGCCTTGCTCAAGGCCCAGGTCAACCCGCACTTTCTGTTCAATACGCTCAACAACATCTATTCCCTAACCAAGCAGCAGTCGGCCCGGGCCCCCGAAGCGGTGCTGCGGCTTTCCGAAATCATGCGCTACATGCTCTACGAGTCGAACGTGGAGCAGGTGCTGCTCCACAAGGAGCTGGCCAATATCCGCAGCTTTCTGGACCTGCAGCGTCTGCGCCTGCCCGGTGAAGCGGCCACGGCGGTTGCCTTTCAGGAGTCCGGAATTCCGGCTGATTCTTCCTACCCCATTGCGCCCATGCTGTTGCTGCCCCTGGTCGAAAACGCCTTTAAGCACGGGGATTTATCGGTGCGGCCCCAGGCCGTGCGTTTGGCCGTTGCGCTGAGTGAAGCCGGGGAACTGCGCTTTGCGGTGCACAACTTCGTAGATGCCCTGGCCCAGCAACTGGAAGGCCAGCCCGGCGGCCTGGGCTTGGCTAACTTGCGCCGCCGCCTCAATCTGCTCTATCCCAACCGTCATACCCTAACCGTCGACCGCCAGCCGCAGGAGCACACGGTGGTGCTGACCCTGGCCCCGCCCTCCCCGATGCCCCGCTAA
- a CDS encoding ABC transporter permease, whose protein sequence is MLNFLIFYFKGDKLLRPGQNPWAHYVYMSWQSASVLLLPLFLILLTSLLVAIENKATAWKHLYALPVGRGAVLGSKLLVLLQLNLLAQVVYVVLLLASGKLLGSVRPELLFQQHAAPLTGVLLLLAHTFVATLGVLGIQYVAALWWRSFAVPLALGIGGLVAALTLLRWEYIDWVPYAAPVRVLHGISEQPDGTLLIQPGVSVAEWTSLGWFAAAVVVGYALLLFRQRAD, encoded by the coding sequence GTGCTCAACTTTCTGATTTTCTACTTCAAGGGCGACAAGCTGCTGCGGCCCGGCCAGAATCCGTGGGCGCACTACGTGTACATGAGTTGGCAGTCGGCCTCGGTGCTGCTGCTGCCGCTGTTTCTGATTTTGCTGACCAGCCTGCTGGTGGCCATCGAAAACAAAGCCACGGCCTGGAAGCACCTATATGCACTGCCGGTGGGCCGGGGCGCGGTGCTGGGCAGCAAGCTGCTGGTGCTGCTGCAACTGAACCTGCTGGCCCAGGTGGTATACGTGGTGCTGCTGCTGGCTTCGGGTAAGCTGCTGGGCTCGGTGCGGCCCGAGCTGTTGTTTCAGCAACACGCCGCACCCCTAACTGGCGTGTTGCTGCTGCTGGCTCACACGTTTGTGGCAACGCTGGGCGTGCTCGGTATTCAGTACGTGGCGGCTTTGTGGTGGCGGAGCTTTGCCGTACCGCTGGCCCTGGGAATCGGGGGCCTGGTGGCGGCTCTCACGCTGCTGCGCTGGGAGTACATCGACTGGGTTCCCTACGCAGCCCCGGTCCGGGTTCTGCACGGCATTAGTGAGCAGCCCGATGGTACACTCCTGATTCAACCCGGTGTGAGCGTAGCCGAGTGGACCAGCTTGGGCTGGTTTGCGGCGGCTGTAGTTGTAGGCTACGCGCTGCTGTTATTTCGCCAGCGGGCAGACTAA
- a CDS encoding VWA domain-containing protein: MLCLAVGAGYAALLYSAKAPWSKPVNYALAALRFVVVSFLCFLLLSPFIKTTTTTKEQPTIVLAVDNSQSVGLFTPQPVLSQATTGLTQLAAALRDKGFQVETRTLNSGARPARPDSLRFQAAASDLDGLLTGIGESYDGRNLAGVVLVSDGIVNQGRSPVYSEFNFPIYSVAVGDTLPKKDARLAQLTYNRVAFSGNRFPLEAEIDYSGFSSGEASVQLRENGRVLETRRVPLTGSRRSQKTTFLLTANAPGKHRYEVVVQPLAGEFTTLNNSKSAYIDVVKGKLKVLLAGAAPHPDLKALRAAIQQNDNFALTTYLPGITPLQAQDFDVAILHQLPARGGVGAEVLAAVKSRKIPTLYIVGAQSDFNAYNTFGSGLTITPRGSQTDEVTPVLNPSFSRFTFEEDALRRFAAYPPAAVPFGDLRVNSGAEVALYQQVGRLKTQKPLLVLGGSPSQRQATLLTDGSWQWRLQEAADHADRPEAYDRLIIRTLQLLTANANKKRLDVYPTQDAFSTADDVTFAAETYNAIFERIYGQQIKLTLTDEQSRTRTFSFTNSEDGSPLHLGNLPGGLYRYAASATLGGQAQQDRGELLVQEQQLETLEARADHNLLYQLARRSGSRLYYPSQFAQLTQDIQKANAKPVLYSQDDLKDLINLKWLFFLLLALVTAEWATRKYSGGI, encoded by the coding sequence TTGCTGTGCCTGGCCGTGGGTGCGGGTTACGCGGCCCTGTTGTACTCGGCTAAGGCTCCCTGGAGCAAGCCGGTAAACTACGCCCTGGCCGCCCTGCGCTTCGTGGTTGTGAGCTTTCTGTGCTTTCTGCTGCTCTCGCCCTTCATCAAAACCACCACGACCACCAAGGAGCAGCCCACCATCGTGCTGGCCGTGGATAACTCCCAGTCGGTGGGCCTGTTTACGCCCCAGCCCGTGCTCAGCCAGGCCACAACGGGCCTGACCCAGCTGGCGGCAGCCCTGCGCGACAAAGGCTTTCAGGTCGAAACCCGGACGCTCAACTCCGGGGCCCGCCCGGCCCGGCCCGATTCCCTGCGGTTTCAGGCAGCGGCCTCCGACCTCGACGGGCTGCTCACCGGCATCGGGGAAAGCTACGACGGGCGCAACTTGGCCGGGGTGGTGCTCGTCTCCGACGGCATCGTGAACCAGGGCCGGAGCCCGGTGTATTCCGAGTTCAACTTCCCGATTTACAGCGTGGCCGTGGGCGACACCCTGCCCAAGAAGGACGCGCGCCTGGCCCAGCTGACTTACAACCGTGTGGCCTTCAGCGGCAACCGGTTTCCGCTGGAGGCCGAAATTGACTACAGCGGCTTTAGCAGCGGGGAAGCTTCGGTGCAGCTGCGCGAAAACGGCCGGGTGCTCGAAACCCGGCGCGTACCACTTACCGGCAGCCGCCGCAGCCAGAAAACGACTTTTCTGCTCACGGCCAATGCCCCAGGCAAGCACCGCTACGAAGTGGTAGTACAGCCCCTGGCCGGCGAGTTTACCACGCTCAACAACAGCAAAAGCGCCTACATCGACGTGGTGAAGGGCAAGCTGAAAGTGCTGCTGGCCGGCGCGGCCCCCCACCCCGATTTGAAGGCGTTGCGGGCCGCCATTCAGCAAAACGACAACTTCGCCCTGACTACCTACCTGCCCGGCATCACGCCCCTGCAGGCCCAGGACTTCGACGTGGCCATTCTGCACCAGCTGCCCGCCCGAGGCGGCGTGGGGGCCGAGGTGCTGGCCGCCGTGAAGAGCCGCAAGATTCCGACCCTCTACATCGTGGGGGCCCAGTCCGATTTCAACGCCTACAACACCTTCGGCTCGGGCCTGACCATCACGCCCCGCGGCTCCCAGACCGACGAGGTAACCCCGGTACTCAACCCCAGCTTTTCGCGCTTCACCTTCGAGGAAGATGCCTTACGACGCTTCGCGGCGTATCCGCCGGCCGCCGTGCCCTTCGGGGATTTGCGGGTAAACAGCGGGGCTGAAGTAGCCTTGTATCAGCAGGTGGGCCGCCTCAAAACCCAGAAGCCCCTGCTGGTGTTGGGCGGCAGTCCGAGCCAGCGCCAGGCTACGCTGCTCACCGACGGCAGCTGGCAGTGGCGCCTGCAGGAAGCCGCCGACCACGCCGACCGGCCCGAGGCCTACGACCGGCTCATCATCCGGACCCTGCAGCTGCTCACGGCCAATGCCAACAAGAAGCGCCTCGACGTGTACCCCACCCAGGACGCCTTCAGCACCGCTGACGACGTGACCTTTGCCGCCGAAACCTATAACGCCATCTTCGAGCGGATTTACGGCCAGCAAATCAAGCTGACGCTAACCGACGAGCAGAGCCGCACCCGCACTTTCAGTTTTACCAACAGTGAGGACGGCTCCCCGCTGCACCTGGGCAATTTGCCCGGCGGCCTATACCGCTACGCGGCCAGCGCCACTCTTGGTGGGCAGGCCCAGCAGGACCGCGGCGAGCTGCTGGTACAGGAGCAGCAGCTCGAAACCCTGGAAGCCCGCGCCGACCACAACCTGCTCTATCAGCTGGCCCGCCGCAGCGGCTCCCGCCTGTATTATCCCAGCCAGTTTGCCCAGCTCACCCAGGATATTCAGAAGGCCAATGCCAAGCCGGTGCTCTACAGTCAGGATGATCTAAAGGATCTGATTAACCTGAAATGGCTGTTTTTCCTGCTGCTGGCCCTGGTTACGGCCGAGTGGGCCACCCGCAAATACTCCGGCGGCATCTAA